The Setaria italica strain Yugu1 chromosome VIII, Setaria_italica_v2.0, whole genome shotgun sequence genome includes the window ttgccgagtgcctggggcactcggcaaaggcatgaaaacactcggcaaagcctttgccgagtgtaacactcggcaaagggcacacggcaaatattgtgtcggcaaagcctagtttgccgagtgtcaaaactcggacactcggcaaacatgttgccgacggccgaaaaacactcggcgaacagaTGGACTCGGCGAACCGCGGGCTGACGGCGTCGGGTAAcggcgagtttgccgagtgccaaacgggTGGCACTCGGctcccaggcactcggcaaagccggctctgtttgccgagtgccaggcgcctgggcactcggcaaagccgcccgctttgccgagtgccttgaccatagcactcggcaaaggacctttcctacacctgggaaatgcccctttgccgagtgctatggtcacgacactcggcaaaggaccctctttgccgagtgtaacactcggcaaagtgaccagaaccgcccctttttcgatattttgccacgtataacggacccctctcaattctcaatacacatatcacaggtatttgtaataaacaaccacatgaataattcacaaccacaggcataattcataaacaccacaggcatagttcaacataagcacgaaataatccataaatccaagttcttctcacaatttagtttccacattgttcacaatcaagtctacttccgtggaggccaaggagaccactgcgacaaatcttgatcttcattattcgaagccgccgattgattctgcacataggataggacattctgaggtaacatctaaagttgtcaaatttaaactattgaatcttaaacacaatgtgtcaagtgactcacaggagtagtcgtgggtggctgaggcggagggaacatcatcggcggtggcggaggcaaagtctgtcccatgctcgtagcaaagttctgcatgtactggaacatctgctccatcctaatccggttttcctcctccatcctccgccgcatttcctccatctgcgccgccatctcctcttgtttcttccttgattcttccacctgggcctacaatattttattgcaatgttataatgcaaagctaaagtacaacaacaaacgaacgatgaatggaagagaaagaacctgtagagcctccatctggaactgtgcagcggTGGGTCGTGGGCGTACCGCCGGGCTtgagtccgtgctcctagctcggatctggaagagagtgggagtagaggccgtgtcgaggacgccgtcgccaatccaatatcggccatgcttcttgcctcctcccaccctcatcacgatttctccatcaatgtcctcggagctcggatcgaagtctggcccgtgaacctccctagccatctttgtatactcgctgacgcggctgtatatgctagggtggctgtacgcctcggacgggtcgtctgggttgaaatctatatcggccgtcgccttgcctttgccgagtgccctatattgacactcggcaaacactaacggccgtcacggaagggcgccgccgtcggcacggGAAggtcagtttgccgagtgtcaacgtttgccgagtgccgcctgggtgtttgccgagtgttttttgggtaacactcggcaaaccggtcgttcgccgagtgttttatttttgccgtgtgttttttatgttacactcggcaaaaggttgcttcgccgagtgcccgaaaaaaagcactcggcgaagttattacactcggcgactttatgCTTTCCCGTAGTGGCGCGAGCGGGTCGTTTTCGCCTTGCGCCCCTCCACCTCTCCAACTATTGCCGAACTATGCCCCTGCCTCCCCTCTGTTGGATGCCCCTGCCGACTAGTTCGAGGGCTGATCCGCGAAACGCTAACCCGCGGGGCTAATCCCGTAATCTCCTCTATTGGACACGTGGCCGACTCTGATTGGGCAACAGCGGGTCAACTGTCAACTGTTGCGTAACTTCACGGAGCAGCCCTCGCCAAATTTCTTattacttttttcttttctctctcttttttttcgtTTTTGCTTCCCCGTCGCCGTCACCTGCTTGCTTCTTCCTACCAGTACCtgtatctctctctctctctctctctctctcctccggtgGTGGGGGCGGGCAGGGAGGCGACGGAGAGAGAGtgggggggagagggaggaggcgacggcgatggcTGCGAAGGGCGCGATGGCGGCGCTGCTGGTGCCGCTGCTCGTCGCGGCGCTCCTGGCATGCGTTTCTCCCcctggagcggcggcggtggcggcggagcaaggAGGTGAGATGAATTTTTTTCCCCCCGTTTCAACCGCCGGTCCTCCTGGTTCGTCGTGCCGTCGCTGCGCCTGCGCGTGCGCGGCCCCTCGCGTGGTTCTGGACGGTTTCTTTCCTGCTTGCTTGGGAGGgggttcggaggaaggaaagcTGTTGGTGCGGGCGATTGGTTGCGGCGGATTGGATTAGATGAAGCAAAGCTCGGGGATTAGATGAACATTTCGTAGTAATACCGACTGCAGAAGCAGCAGATTTCTTCCGGATGTGAGCATCGCCGGGGGCCACTGTAGATTGGGGGAAGTAAATCAGTAATGATAAGCTGCTACCTTTAGAGCAATGCTTGATGTTCTCAGTACGTCAAATGTTGACTGTTCGTAGGCGATGCAGAGCTTAAGCGAAGGTTGTGTGCTACCAGCCTACAACTTGCTTATTATCGCCTAGAGGCGGTGGTGCAGCATAGCGGTTGAGGTGCCGTAGTAAGGGGACTAGTTTCTTGCCTGCAGCATTGGGGATGCGAAACTATGCGATATTCTTGAATCGAGTAGCAGGTTATGCTTGTGTATGCTTCTGGAATTGGAAGCGCCATTGGATATCACAGCTTTTAGTTCCAGTCTCACATGTGGATTTCTTCCACTTCTGTAGATAGCTTTCACCAGTACTAAAGTGCCGGCTGGTTCGGCTTTTCTTTGCCAATGCAGTACTCAGGATGAAGCCTTGTGATGGTGGTTATCCTTATAATCGTACTCTTGCTCATATTCTTGTCGAATATGCATCTGCTGTAAGTTCCCCACTTCTTCCCTGGCAATCTTATTAATCCTGTTGACAACTTTGTAAATTTGCCCATAATTCCTCTTTGTTCTGCGATCTGCAATGGACTGATTTTGTGGCTACAAAACAGTAGGTGACTACTGAATAGTATCATGAACATCATTATCAACAATTTCAGTTTCCTGATCATTTGTGTGCTCCACCTACACGCTAACGTGTTGCTGCTCCTCATCAGAACTAACTGAAGAAACATTTGTTGACAATTTGTCATTAAATGTAACAGATTCATTGAAAACAATGCTCCTACTCATAAAAATCTTTTTAGTTTCAGGATTCCATAACTTATATCCTTTTACTCCAGAACCATAACAAAGAAATAGACACTAAATGGCTCTAGGTTCTAGctttccattatcaacatgagcataagcagtgcaaccaaaaactctcaACTGTGAATAATCAGCAGGCgtaccagaccatacctcaatgggaGTTTTCTTATTGAGTGGGATAAAAGGCGACCTGTTTATCAAGTAACAAGCGGTGTTAGCAGCATCTGCCCAAAAACGCTTGTTCATACGAGCGTTGGACAGCATGCAACGAGCCTTCGAGATTATGGTTCTATTCATGCGCTCAGCCACACCATTCTATTGAGGAGTGTATGGGATGGTGTGGTGCCTGACAATGCCTTCCTTCCTGCAGTAATCATTAAAAGCATCCGAACAGAATTCACCACCATCAGTACGAAGCAATTTTACCTTCTTTTCAGTTTGCCTTTCTATCATAACTTTCCGCTCCTTAAAAGTGGCAAAAATATcatctttattttttaaaaagtaaGGCCACACTTTTTCTAGAATAATCATCAATGATAATAAGCATGTAACAAGCACCACCATGAGAGAGCTTACGAGATGGTCCCCACAAATCAGCATGTACATAATTAAGTGTACCTTTGCTGGTATGAATGGAGGCACTGAATTTTACCATCTTGTGCTTACTAAAAACACGGTGCTCATAGAACTTCATCTTACCCAAAGTGCAGCCATCCAGCGGGTCTCTCTTGATCAATTGTCATACCAAGTTCACTCATATGCACAAGACACATATGCCACATATTAGTCTTACTTAGTTCATAATTAGAAACAATAGCAGCAGTAATGGAACCATGTAAAGTACTTTCTCTAAGAATATATAACCTTGCAGAATTCATATCACCTATCATATAAATAAGAGAACCTTTTGATACCTTACACACTCCACTTGAACTGGAGTGTTTGTACCCCTCGGAATCAAGTGTGCTGAGGGAGATGAGATTTCTGGCCATCCCTGGAATGTGTCTCACATCTTTCAGTGTGCTTATAATACCATCATGCATCTTGATCTAAACGGAGCCAATGCCTACAATCTCACGTGGGTTGTCATCTCCCATACGCACGACATCTCCACTCTGCACAGACTCGTAAGAATTGAACCAATTTCTGTTACAGCATATATGAAATGAGCATGTAGAATCAAGTATCCattcatcatgaccagcaacacaaccaGCAAAAGCAACAAGACAGTCTCCTGAATCGGAATTATCAGCACCGGAAACAACAAAAGCTTTACCATCACCATCGGATTTATTTTTCGATTGATACGTACCGTTTCTTTTCTCCTTATTCTGCAGCTTCCAACAATCATCAATGACATGAGTTTTTTTCTTACAATACCTGCAGAACAACTTGCCTCTGGATTTCAAACGACCTCTACCGTTCTGCCTCTTGTCTCGATTATAGTTGTTGTTATGGGTTTTCTGCTCGGACCTGCCTCTAACCTGCAATGCTTCACCCTTGGAGGACGATACATCAGACTGAACCATAcccttcatcttctccctcGTTTGGAGAGCCTCATAAACTTCCGCAAGggttagttcatcacggctTAATAGTATGGTGTCTTGAAAATTTGCAAACAAACTAGGTAGTGAGCATAATAGTAGAAGACCTAAATCTTCATCATCGTATTGTACCTCCATCGACACTAGGTCGGCAACGATCTCCTTAAAGATCGATAAGTGGTTCATCACCGAACCACCTTCTTGCAGGTTGTGCGTGAACAACTTCATCTTCACGTACATCTTACTGGTAAGATTCTTGGACACGCAGATCGATTCCAGCTTGAGCCAAAGCTTTGCGGCAGTTTTCTCCTACAGTACTTCTTTGCAAAATATCATTCGATAGATGAAGTTGAATCATAGACAGAGCCTTACGGTCCTTCCGCTTCTCATCAGCGGTCCATGActccttctttcttctgaaACCATCCAGAACCTCATCAAGATCCGAAGATTGTGCCAGAATTGCCCgcatcttgacttgccacaGCGAAAATCTCATCTTGTAGTTCAGcagcggtagatcaaacttcatcgatGGAACCCTAATCAGAAACAAGGCTCTGATGCCACTTGTTACAAACGATAGGCAATATAAATGACGAAGAATAGAAGATCCAACACAGGAGACACGAGATTTAACGTGTAAAACCTttccaagaaggaagagaaaaaacAACGGGCGCCAGCCAGCAAATCTTCACTATATCGGGTGAGGTTATAAACGCTAGAGATTTACAACTTGGGATACCCTAACCTAGGGTGCCTTTCCATATAGTAGTCTATGGTGCatcttttccatgagggaggtggtccgtATATGTAAGGAGGAAAACCCTCCACACCCTCGTCTATTGGCAATACGaaactaatagatggtgtagtcCCCCTTAACGCTAATGGGCCGCTTTGCTTCGGCCCAAACCTACCGGTGAAGGACCTCGCTTTGCTCTGTCTGAAGTCGGTATTTATCTGTATATTACTGAATTTGAATCATAACTCAACACAAGATGCACTTCTCTACCCATGCATCTTTTCCTATAGCTACAGACCCAGCTGCCTTGATCACCGTGCATGGCTGCCACGATGCTCAAGATGGCCATTGTCAGCTTTCTGTTTAAATTTTCTTTGATTGTTCCCGTGTTGCCTTCAGTCGATCTTGGCACAAACTGGCTTCTTTTTGCGAaaattaaggggtgtttggatccacgagctaaaatttagtccgtgtcacatcgaatattcggaggctaattaggaggactaaatatgagttaattataaaactaattacacaaatggaggctaaacgacgagacgaatctattaagcctaattaatccatcattagcaaatgattactgtagcaacgTACTGTCAAatttatggactaattaggcttaatagattcgtctcaccgtttagcctctatTTGTGCAATGGgctttgtaaatagtctatgtttaatactcctaatatctaaacattcgatgtgacagggttaaagtttagccggGGATCCAAACGGAACCTAAAGGCACCCAACTAATAACAAACAAAGATAAAAGCAAGAGTTTCAAGGCACATTCAATTCATTGTACTACTTTATCAGTCTGTCTGTCCGTCTGTCATAATGTATGCAAACATGTATGGAATCTACTTTACCAGCTGCTGATCAGCAGGAAACAAAAGTGATGTTCCAGTCCATGCGTAGGCGCTATGTTTCAGTAGTCACCCTGCTGGGAGTCGCTGGGAAATGCTCTGCTGGGCCGGGCTGAGCTGGGGCATTTTTGCATCTTCTTCGTCCACGCACGCCCGTGTTGAAAGCCCATGGCTTCGGAAGCCCATCGTCTGCCAGAAGCAAAAACTGTAAACCTGTAAGGCCCAGCCAACGTGTTGAAGATCAAGATGGTCTCTTTACGTGGCCAATTCTTTACAACGTGTTAATTAATCATTAAACTAATCAAGTTTGCTTGGGTCAAGACTGGGAACGCCAATCTAACTCACTGCTGCTTAACCAACCTTCTGGAAGCCTCACCTCCACGTCTACATTGTTTTTTCAATAGTGGGTTTGCCTTGTACGGCCGTTCTCTCTGATGTGTTCTTAAATATATTACACGGTCGACTTAGTTAACTAAAGTGCaatgtgtatcattatgtctattATCAAATATCCtcgggtgtttggttctttagaaccttctaaaatttttgtcacattgaatgtttagatactaattaaaagtgttaaatatagactaattgcaaaaccaattgcacagatggaggttaatttgtgagatgaatttattaagcctatttagtccatgatttgacaatgtgatgctacagtaaatatgtgctaaggATGGATTAAAtaggcttagggggtgtttggcagggaggggctaaattttagcccctgtcacatcggatgtttggacactaattaggagtattaaacatagtctaattacaaaactaattgcacaacccctaggctaaatcgcgagacgaatctattaagcctaattagtccatgatttgacaatgtggtgctacagtaaccattcgctaatgatggattaattaggcttaatagattcgtctcgcgatttagcctatgggttctgctattggttttttaattagctcatatttagtcctcctaattagcatctgaacgtgtgatgtgacagggctaaagtttagcccctgacatccaaacgcccccttaatagattcatctcgcgaattagcctccgtctgtgtaattagttttataattagctcatgtttgatcctcctaattagcctccgaatattcgatgtgacatgaattttagttcggactaaagatccaaacaccctcttaacttgtaggtttatctatgtaaaaaatataaatctatgtaaaaaatatttatagaaAACTAAATACAAACGAATAAAAAAAGTCAACGGTGTCGTGCGTtaaaaaacggagggagtacgatTCTCCCGAGCTTCTCAACTCCGGATCAGTCAAAGCCAAACGCACACGCACACAAAGGATAACCCCACAAGGCAGAGCCAGCCACCGTTGACGAGCGCCATCGCCGGCCCCCGTGCCTATGGCAAGTGGGCCTGCGCGCGCGCAGTCCGACGGCAGAGCGAGCGGGTCGTTTTCGCCTTGCGCCCCCTCCACCTCTCCAACTATTGCCGAACTAGGCCCCTGCCTGCCTCTCCCCTCTGTTGGATTGGATACTCGGATCACCCCTCTCCCTGATATCCGACTAGTTCGAGGGCTGATCCGCGAAACGGCTAACCCGCGGCGGGGCTAATCCCGTAATCCCCTCTCTTGGACACGTGGCGGACTCTGATTGGGCAACGGAAGCACCCAACCGCGGGAGCCGTCCGGGTCAAGTCAACTGTCAACTGTTGCGTAACTTCACGGAACAGCCCTCGACAAATTTCTTattacttttttcttttctctctgtttttttttttcgtttttgtTTTCCCGTCGCCGTCTCCTGCTTGCTTCTTCCTACCAGTacctgtctctctctctctctctctctctcctccggtggtgggggcgggcagggaggcgacggcgatggcTGCGAAGGGCGCGATGGCGGCGTTGCTCGTCGCGGCGCTCCTGGCATGCGCTTCTCCCCCTgaagcggcggctgcggcgcggcgcTCCTGGCATGNNNNNNNNNNNNNNNNNNNNNNNNNNNNNNNNNNNNNNNNNNNNNNNNNNNNNNNNNNNNNNNNNNNNNNNNNNNNNNNNNNNNNNNNNNNNNNNNNNNNatgcccccccccccccgcgttTCAACCGCCGTCCTCCTGGTTCGTCGTGCCGTCGCTGCGCCTGCGCGTGCGCGGCCCTCGCGTGGTTCTGGACGGTTTCTTTCCTGGTTGCTTTGGAGGAAAGCTGTTGGTGCGGGCGATTGGTTGCGGCGGATTGGATTAGATGAAGTAAAGCTCGGGGATTAGATGAACAGTTCGTAGTAATACCGACTGCAGAAGCAGCAGATTTCTTCCGGATGTGAGCATCGCCTGGGGGCACTGTAGATTGGGGGAAGTAAATCAGTAATGATAAGCTGCTACCTTTAGAGCAATGCTTGATGTTCTCAGTACGTCAAATGTTGACTGTTCGTAGGCGATGCAGAGCTTAAGCGAAGGTTGTGTGCTACCAGCCTACAACTTGCTTATTATCGCCTAGAGGCGGTGGTGCAGCATAGCGGTTGAGGTGCCGTAGTAAGGGGACTAGTTTCTTGCCTGCAGCATTGGGGATGCGAAACTATGCGATATTCTTGAATCGAGTAGCAGGTTATGCTTGTGTATGCTTCTGGAATTGGAAGCGCCATTGGATATCACAGCTTTTAGTTCCAGTCTCACATGTGGATTTCTTCCACTTCTGTAGAGCTATTTCACCAGTACTAAAGTGCCGGCTGGTTCGGCTTTTCTTTGCCAATGCAGTACTCAGGATGAAGCCTTGTGATGGTGGTTATCCTTATAATCGTACTCTTGCTCATATTCTTGTCGAATATGCATCTGCTGTAAGTTCCCCACTTCTTCCCTGGCAATCTTATTAATCCTGTTGACAACTTTGTAAATTTGCCCAAACCTCCTATTGTCCTTGCCTAGCTAGACAATTTCTGTGTTCAAACTTTCTTCCTGGCCCCTTTCTTTTTAAGAAAAACTTTGAAACTCCTTTCAACACCATGCCATTCACCGCCTATTCTATGCAGCATATTCAGTCGCTAATCTCTATCATATATCCAAATGCTTCTTTCTATAGACTTGGCTTATGTAAATGCATTTCAGGTGTATACATCTGACCTAACATCACTTTTCACATGGACCTGTCCAAGGTGCAAAGGTCACACAAAGGTAACTCGCTTATGAATCGATAATGTTTGTTCTAGTTCTGTTTGTACAAGATGTTCTACATGTTCCTTGGCATCTAATTGTCTGTTTCTTTTTCATTATTGATGCAGGGTTTTGAGGTGATAGAGGTCATTGTAGATGTGGAGAACTGTTTACAGGTTAGTTATTATTTTACTGTTTCAGGTCTTCTTATTCTTGCAGTGTTTGACGAAACCCTATGTTCAATTGCTTATTAAAAAATTCTGCAGGCATTTGTTGGAGTTGCCCCTGACCCACGATCCATAATCATTGCATTTAGAGGCACTCAACAACACAGGTACATAAATTGCTCTGTTATGCGTAGCATATTAGTGACCAAGACTTGTACTGTATGAATATATGTTCTCAGTCATCATCCTTTTATCCTTGCTAATTGACTATATGTTTCAATTTCAGCTCATAAAATTGTTTTTCTTATATAACTTAATCATACGCGAATTACGAGCATTCAATTTTTGTATCTCTTTGACTGGCTGCCTTGGAATTTTACTTGCAGTGTCTCCAATTGGATTGAAGATCTCTTTTGGAAGCAGCTCGATGTGACTTATCCAGGCATGCCAGATGCAATGGTAACACCActagtatattttttttttgtttgtttttacaGTTCTTATTGAACTAGCTATAACTCTTGGTTGCTTGCTGTGTATGTCTCTTGTTGCAGGTCCATCATGGATTTTATACTGCATATTATAATACAACTCTGCGACATGAGATCTTGAAATCTATTCAATGGGCAAGGAAAACATATGGAAAACTACCCATAAATGTTGTGGGTCACTCCATGGGAGGGGCGTTAGCTTCATTCTGTGCCCTTGATCTTTCTGTATGTACTTTTAGGCCATCTGGGTACTTTTGGTTCCTTTATGAGCAGCTATGTACGCAAACCAATTTCATCCAACTACACCATTAAAAACAGCTAAATTTCTTTTTGTGAATGAAGTTATTTCATATGTCATATACTTCCTTCAATTGGAAATATAAGTGCATTTGGACATAATTACGGTCTCCAATAGACATTTTGACTAGCAATATCTATAAAAATGTACTATCTCAAATGGAAAGAGTAATATATcatgaaattattttttatatattatAACGAATCTAGTAATGTTTCTCTCATATTGTCCATCTGTATAAAAAATTACTCATTCATAGTCAGGTAAAAaattgacttaggacaaacctagaTGGGCTTATATTTCTGATCAGAGGAAGTATGCCCTATGAACCTAGGATTGAACCTATGCTTCTTACCTGATATGATTGCTTGTATATTAATGTATATGCAGGTTGCTGACTTCAATAAGCTaatatcttcttttcttttacaGGTTAAGTTTGGATCACAGGAAGTTGAGCTCATGACTTTTGGACAGCCTCGGATAGGCAATCCTGCTTTTGCTGCATACTTTGGTGCTCAAGTTCCAAGAACAATCCGCGTGACCCATCAGAATGATATTGTGCCACATTTACCACCGTACTATTATTACCTAGGTGAATGGACATATCACCACTTTGCTAGAGAGGTATGCAAAAGATTTTTGACAAAAATGCATCTGTATGCTGAATATGCtggaggtttttttttttcccagacTACTCTTACGCCATCCATTTCCTCTGCATTTGCTTCCCATCAGGTTTGGCTTCATGTGATCATAGATGGAAATGTGGTTACCAGAAATGAGACAGTCTGTGATGATTCCGGTGAGGACCCAACCTGCAGCAGGTATCTATCTGCCTAACATGGCCTTACAATTTTGGACATTTATGTTCTTCTGTGTGCTGCTCATTGATTGCTTTTGCTTGAACAGGTCGGTCTATGGAATAAGTGTGGCAGATCATCTTGAGTACTATGGCGTCACACTGCATTCCGATTCAAGGGGAACTTGTCAATTTGTGATGGGTGCAGCCAACTCAGTATACAGCTACATTCGTGAAGTTGATGGAACCATCATCTTGTCAAGATATGCGCAAGAACCACATGCCCTAGAATCCATGTGACTTTGTATGCCACGAAACACACCCCTGTACagtattttattttcatttgtgTACAGCTCATGAAATACTGGGCCCTCCCGGAGCTCTCCTGAGGATAAGCAGAGGCTCACCTTTTAAACGTGCCCCTTTTGCTCAAGTGAGAACTGTACATGTAAGCTCCATAACATTGTATGCACGCTTCGATGATgtacataaaaaaaatatatgacaGGCTTAAGTAATGGAAATGTTTGATGGTGCCActtgtttggtttttttttttcacttattGTGATACGACCTGAGATATATCCAGATTCTCTCAGCATTTCACCTCACCTTTACCGTCGTTTCAGATACTCTTGCAGATCAAAGAATGTAGCCCCTTGGACACCTTAATTGATGCATAAAAATTATAACAGGCTTTATTAATGGAATTGTTTGATGGTAACACTTATTTCATATTTTGCTCACTGTAATTGTATCTGAGatatttctatattttctcTCAGCATTGCTGAACTGAGAATTGTACATGTAATCTTGATACCATTGTTTGTGCGCTTTGATTGATTgcatatacaaatatatatatatatatatatatatatatatatatacatatatatatgtatatatatatatatataaaagagaCTTATGTGATGGATTTGATGGTACCCCTTAtttgaaaatatatataatatgaTATCTTCGTAACATTGTGCAACAGACTGACAAAATCATCACCTATTGTGATTCTACTTGAgatatttccaaaaaaaaattctttcttCATTGCCCCTCACCTTTACTTTCGTTTCAGATATGCTTTTGCAGATCATAGAATGTAGCCCCTTGCATACATGAGGAGCCAGGAACTGATCAAGCTCAGGAAGGAATCTCAAGATGCAAAGTTCCACACATGGTCCGCACTGCGAGGACAG containing:
- the LOC101757403 gene encoding lipase, giving the protein MRNYAIFLNRVAGYACVCFWNWKRHWISQLLVPVSHVDFFHFCRAISPVLKCRLVRLFFANAVLRMKPCDGGYPYNRTLAHILVEYASAVYTSDLTSLFTWTCPRCKGHTKGFEVIEVIVDVENCLQAFVGVAPDPRSIIIAFRGTQQHSVSNWIEDLFWKQLDVTYPGMPDAMVHHGFYTAYYNTTLRHEILKSIQWARKTYGKLPINVVGHSMGGALASFCALDLSVKFGSQEVELMTFGQPRIGNPAFAAYFGAQVPRTIRVTHQNDIVPHLPPYYYYLGEWTYHHFAREVWLHVIIDGNVVTRNETVCDDSGEDPTCSRSVYGISVADHLEYYGVTLHSDSRGTCQFVMGAANSVYSYIREVDGTIILSRYAQEPHALESM